DNA from Lentilitoribacter sp. Alg239-R112:
AACCAGCCGGAATGCTTTTAATCGTGAGACCAAGACCCTCATTGCAAAGCAACGTTGTTGCTTGAATAGCTTCAATACCTGCGGTAAATTCATGCGAAGTCACATACATTTTTGTCTCCATCGGTTTGTTGCCATATTTGATGATCATATATGACATTATAAATGTATCGACAATTTGGTTGGTTTGTATCAAATTGTATCAATAAGTATTGGTCGATGTAGGCATTCAACAGAGAGTTTCACTATGGACCAAGGCAAAACAATCCTAGTTGTCGATGATGATAGCAAAATCAGAAACTTACTCCGCCGATGCTTGGAGGCAGATGGTCATACCGTGGTCGAAGCGTCTAACGCGTTAGAAGTTGATGCTCAAATATCAGCGCAAAACATACACCTGATTACACTGGATCTGCAACTCGGCAAAGACAACGGCCTTACTATTGCTTCCGCGCTCAGAGACAAAAGTGATGTACCAATTGTCATGGTAACCGGGAAAGGTGATTTGATAGATAAAGTCGTAGGGCTGGAAGTTGGCGCAGATGACTATATTGCAAAACCATTTCATATACGCGAAGTACAAGCGAGAATTCGCTCGGTGCTAAGACGAAGCGAACTTCGACAGTCTGCTGATCACTCTGATTTACGAACTCAATGCGATTTAGAACATAAATATATGTTTTCCGGATGGGTTGCAGATCCGGCACGGCAGGAGCTTCTAACACCAAATAAAAATGTATGTGATTTAACGACGACCGATTTCAAGTTACTTATGATATTTTTAGATAGTCCAAAACGTATCTTGTCTCGAGATCATATTATGGACAGCCTTAACGGCAATGAATGGACACCCTACGACAGAACGGTGGACAATCAAGTTGCGCGCCTTCGAAAGAAAATTGAGATTGATGCAAATAAGCCCAGTATCATTAAAACAGTTAGAGGTGTTGGATACATGTTTACCTCTGATGTGGAAAAAAGCCCCCGCTAGACTAATAACTCACGCAACATATGTGCCAGGTCGTTTAGTTTATATGGTTTCCGTAAAAGGTTGATAGAGCGGATAGTTAACTCGTCGGCATGTACGAGGTCTTCTGCATAGCCCGAAGTCATCAAAATAGCTAAATCCGGAAATTTTTCCCCCACATATCCAGCTAGTTCATAGCCTGACACACCGCCGGGCATCACAAGGTCGGTAAATACGAGCCTAATGTCTCCTCGTTGTTCCAACAATTCAATGGCTTGTTTCCCATTATCAGCTGTCACTGTTCGATAATTTAGCGCTTCTAGCCGCTCCACTGTCAACCGTTGCACACGCAAATCATCTTCGACAACAAGTATCAGTTGACCATTACCATTTTGGATTTTCTCTTGCCTTTTGGCGATCTCTTTAAAGTAGCCCTGCTCACCTCTGGGAAGATAAATGTTGACCGTACTGCCTAAGCCAAGTTCGGAATAAACAGTTACATGACCACCAGATTGCTTAGCGAAACCATGCACCATCGAAAGACCAAGCCCTGTTCCTTTACCTGGAACCTTTGTTGTAAAAAAAGGCTCGAACACATGTTCAATCGTTTTGGCATCCATACCCTCACCAGTATCTGATACTGAAATACGTACATATTGCCCCTCCGCAATACCCGCTTCTTTGGCCAGATACTTATCATCAATAATCGCGTTTGACGTCTCGATAAATAATTCGCCGCTAGACTTCATGGCATCTCGGGCATTAACAGCCAAATTGATCACAGCACTTTCAAACTGTCCTGGATCAACTTTAACACTCCACAAATCTTCAGCCAATTTTGTTTTGAGCTCCAAATCGCTTCCGATTGTACGTGATAAGATACTCAACATAGAAGTGATATGACCATTTAAATCTGTTTGCTGGGGTTGCAACACGCTCTTTCGAGCAAATGTCAGTAATCGCATGATTAGGTCAGCACCGGACTCAGCAGCTACTTGCGCTTCATTTATTAGCTTAAGTTGAGACTTGTCCTTCATTTGCATTTCGACAAGTTCCAAGTTTCCAATAATCACCGTTAGTAGATTATTGAAATCATGAGCAATACCACCAGTTAACTGGCCAATCGCTTCCATTTTTTGAGATCGCGCCAGCGCTTCTTCTGACTGTTTTCGACGCGTAAGATCGTGAATAATTCCCGTGAAAAAAACTTCGCCATCGACTTCATATTTGCTGACCGATAGATGCATCGGAAAAACCGAACCATCTTTTCGCTTTCCTTGAACGTCTCGCCCTATCCCAATGATGCGATTTTCACCTGTCTGAAAATGAGCATCAATGTAATCCTGATGCTCTGATGCCCAATGTTCAGACATGAGGCACTTTATGTTCTGGCCAACCAGCTCCGTACCAGAGTACCCAAAAAGATTGTTTGACGCTTTATTGTTAGATTGAACGATCCCATCTGCATTAATGGTAATAATGGCATCGACCGCTGCCTCTAATAATACATCGAGTTTTGCGACTTTATGGGTTCTATCGGGCATGAAAACTTATCTCGACTGGGATTACCCACTTTAAGTGGGTATATACCCGATTGTCAAAACCAAACTTAACTTTTAGATGTCAGTACACCAGCATGCAGATCATTTCTAATTGCCAAAAATGTCATCATGTCCGCTAACGAAACAACTCCTAAGAGCTTGCCATCTTCCTCAACCAACATTTTGCGTCGCCCACCCTCAACCATTTTCTTAAACAATTGCTCCATTGACACCAAGGGCGTGATGGTATTTTCTAAACTGGTTTTCTCAAACACATCCATAATCTTTGTGATTTGTCGGTTCTCTTCATCGATCGATTGTAGCATGTCTAAAGAAACAAACCCCATGAGGTGATTTCCCTCAAGAACAGGCACGAACGTAACATTCTTAGCTATAATAATATTGTCTATAACCGATTGAACGGATTGATCAATTTGCGCCGAATAGACCTTGCGCGACATAATCGAATTAACATTCTGCCCCTTGAGTGTGTTGGAAATAACCAGTTGTTGATAACTTCCCCTTGATGCATTTATGACAAAGAAGCCAATCAATATTTGCCAAAAGCCGCCCATAGTGTTCTGCGAGAACAGCGACAGCACGCCAAGAATGATAAGAAACCATCCAAATCCAGTTCCAAACATACTCGCGATAGATGTAGCCCAAAGGAGATCTTTTTTAAAATACCAAAGCATTGCGCGCAAAATTCGTCCGCCGTCGAGTGGAAAGGCAGGCACTAAGTTAAAGCACGCTAGAACAAAATTTATCAAAGCCAGATAATTTAGTGCAGCGACAAGCGGTAAAGAACTTCCAAACTCAGTTAGCGCACCCGCGAGAGCATAAAACCCACCTGCGAGAACAAAACTCGCGATCGGTCCGGCTATAGCAATCCAGAACTCCGAAACAGGCGTACGAGGCTCTTCATCAAGTTGAGCAACACCTCCAAATATGAAAAGCGTAATACCCTCAATTTTTAGCCCATATCGACGAGCTACAATCGAATGCGATAGTTCATGCAAAACCAATGATGCGAAAAAACCAAGCATCGACACTACGCTTAGAGCAAGATAATCATAGCGTGTATAACCCGGCAAAGTTTCAGGAAAATAGTTATCCGCTAAACTCCAGACAATAAGAGCGGCAATAAGAATCCAACTCGGATCAAGCCTAATTTTGAAACCTGAAATTTCAGTGAGTTCGAAAGCATTTTTAAACATTCTGACAACCTCTCAGTTTGCCTAGAAATATGTAATCATGCCTTACAAAAATAGGATTTGATTTATCTCAAATTCCAAATCAATTCCCTCAGGAAAATTATCGCATTGTAATTTGACTACCCTCAACCAACTTGTCGCTGGGGAAAAGAACAACTTTATCCCCCACTGCAAGTCCAGTTAACACCTCAGCAAATTCCTGATTGAGATGACCAATTTCAACGTCCTGTAATTTGACAGTTCCACTGTCATCAACAAACACTACCCAAGTTCCACCTTGTCTAAAGAGCGAGGAAATAGGTACTTGTACTACGTCATCCTTTTGCCAAATCTTGAGGCTAACTAGAAGCTGATAACCATGACCAAGGTTTTCCGGAATATTATGCAGGTCAATGACAACATTCACCCGTTGCTCCTCAATACCCAGAGATGATGTTTTCGTAAAAGCAGCAGGATCAATGCGCCTCACTTGTCCTGCGAGCGGGATATCTCCTCCCCAATCCGTCATCACAACATCTGTAAGTTTATGAATTTTTGCCGCATCACTTGATAGTAGGTCAACGATAACTTCAAGATTTTTAGGATCACCAATTTCAGCAATCGTTTCACCAGCATTGATCACTCTTTCGCTATGATTTGCAACATTCAACACCACACCACTTACTGGAGCGACCACATTGATACAACATTGCTCATCTGAGTCTGAAGACAAATTTTCTTCTGGTTGCTTAAGGCGAACAAGTAAACTTTTCAGCTCAGCTTCTCGCATCGAGATCGCCGCTTCAGCACTTATAACTTCTGCCTTCGCCAACTCAAGGGCATTCACTTTTCGTTCTAGTTCGCTAATTGACAAAACATTTTTGTTCGCAAGGCTCTCTGCTCGAGTGGCATCCGATTGAGCTTGGTTTAGCGTCGTTTTTGCAAGTTGCAAATTCGCGTTTGCCAAAACAACCGCCGCTCGCGATGCGTCAGCTTTCGATTGGATTTCATTTATCGTCCGGTCATCAAGAAACGGGGGATCCAGCGGATGTATAGATGCTATTATCGTATCATCCTTTTCTACATACTGCCCCTCATCTAGCTGGACCCGGCTAAGATGTCCGGCAATCGGTGCAGAAACGGTATAAATATTTCGAACCCTTGTGCGGCCTTCCTCCAATAGGTCAACTTGCATCGGCCCAGAAACAACAGATACGAGATCGACGAGTACAGGTTTTTCTCGATATAATTCATATATGGCAAACAGGATTGTTGACCCAATTATAATCAACAATGAATATTTCATAAACTTACGCATTGGGTTACTCCCTTGTTTTTAATACTCGTATGAGATCAAGATTATCGATACGTCGACGAACAATGAGTGTGGAAAATACAGATGCGAGAAGAACAACTAAACTTGCATTTGCAAATGTTGCGGGTTTTATTACAAGCGGAATTCGAAATAGATCTGTCTCAAATCCTTTAACCACCGACCATGCAAACCCCCATCCGAGAACCCACCCCAGCGGCAATGCAAGCAACACGATCAACGCTATTTCGGTCAAAAGCACGCCAGAAACTTCACCTTTTGTAAAACCAAAAACGCGAAGACTTGCCAGCTCCCTAGCTCTCTCAGAAAGCTGAATGCGAGCTGAGTTATAAATAACACCAAAGGTGATAATAACAGCCAATCCGACATACACCGCTGTCATCGTTGTTATATTCTGCTCAACTGTATCCTGAAATTTTTGTCGCGATATATCCTGTAGAGCCACGCCTGCAATTGCAGGTGTAGCCTTGATCAAACGATAAACCTCATCCAGTTTATGACTATCAAGTTGAACATGAACCCCACTAATTTTCTGTCCATCACGGATTATGCGATTAAGCGTATTGATATGTGTGTAGGCTGTTAAGCCGACATAGCTTTGCGCTTTCGCAACAATTGGAATAGATACAATACGGTTATCACGCCTGGTAAGATTGACCTGTACAGAATCGCCAACCTTAAGATTGAGTTTTGCTAAAACCCGTTCTGATAAGATTAGACCATTTTGCAATGGGGAAAGAGGTTTCTGCTCTTGATCCAAGATCCGCGATAGGTTTGCACCTTCAACCGTACCGACAATAATCAGTTGTTGTTCGACCAAACCATTTTTTAGTTTTACAGGTTCTGAACGAAATACTTCGCCATCAATGACACCTGGTATTTTTTTGACAAGTGAAATCGCACTTTTCGGTTGATCATGATTAAATGTGATCGTCGCGTCTTGCCTTTCTGTCTGAAAGTAGATGATGTCGATCATCTCGTCGATTGAATCATATGAGAATAGGGATGTAATCAACAGGGCAACAGACATAGATACACCAAGTATAGTCAGGCCCGATCGCACCGGCCATCTCAACAGGTGTCTTACTGCCATAACATTCAATCGAGTTAGAAGTTTAAACCTCAGTAGCCACTTCAGACCAATTGCGCGATACGCTGTTGGCGCCGGAGGACGCATTGCAACAGCAGGCGGAAGTTTTACAACAGAATAAATCGCCCTTGATGCACCCAGCAAGGCTGCCCCAACCGACAAGCCGCCCGCGATTACATAGAGATCGATACTTCCCTCAAAAATGAGAAACGGAAACGAATAGAAACTCGCATAAAGGCGCGTCAAACCCCGCCCTGCCCACCAACCAAAACCGGACCCGATGATCAAACCAACCAAGGCAATAGCTATAACCAGTTTTGCATAATGCCAGGATATTGCAAAATTAGAATATCCGAGTGCTTTTAGCAGGCCAATTTGCTCTCGTTCCAAAGCAAGTAATCGATTGAGGATCATATTGACTAAGAATGCTGCCACAAACAAAAAAATCGGTGGAATAACCCGCGCCATTCCTCGTAACTGATCCAGTTCGGCATCCAGAAAAGCATGCGAAATCTGGTCCTTGCGTCCATAGGCAGCAGCACCACCATAAGGTTTGAGTATGCCGTTAATATCTTGAATTATTTTCTTTTGTGCTGCATTGCGCGTTGTTTTAAAACTAACATCATTAAACGCGCCTTCCATGTCATAAATGCCAGATAACAAAGTTTCGGACATAAACAACACACCAAATCGCCTCTCATCAGGCACCATGTCGCCAGGGCCAATATTGTAGATATATTCCGGTGACAAAACGATACCAACAATATTGAGGTTCCTTGCGTGCCCGTTTAAAACTACTTTCAACTTGTCACCAATCACAAAATCATGAGCACGCGCAAAAGTTTCAACGACAGCCACTTCATTGGAACCTGATGGCGCAGGCAGGCGTCCGTTTCTTACGTGCAATCGATTAACCAGAGGAAGCCGGTGATCGGGCAGTGAAACCACTATCCCCGATGCTGGTTCCTTCATGCCAATCACCTGCAATTGAACCGGTTTAACAATCCGTGTTTCAATATTGGTAACACCAGAAATTTCAGAAAGCTGCCTGACAACACGTTTTGGCGCGCGCGTTACCGTTGAAAATATTGAACCAAATCGATAGCGTTCATAAAATGCCGATTGCGTTTCAGCCAGTGAGCGATATGCGCCAACCGCTATGATAATTGTTGATACGCCGCACGCTAATACAAGAGAAATTGCCAGGGCCTGAACCCATAATTTTCGAAGGTCTCTGAAGAGTTTTACATCTAATACCGAAAACATTACCAGATCACTTCCTCTGGCCTTATCCGGTTTTCGTTAACGTCCTCACGTTCAATTTTGCCATCTTTAAAAAACAGCACACGATGAGCAATTTTCTGGATACCGGCATTATGGGTGATAATGACGGTTGTTGTACCCAATTCTTCATTTACCCGTTGTAGTGCATTGAGCACAACAATCCCGGTTTTTGAATCTAACGCACCCGTTGGCTCATCGCATAGTAATACTTCTGGCCTTTTCGCAATCGCACGAGCAATAGCCACCCTTTGTTGCTCTCCTCCAGAAAGCTGGGCCGGAAAATGGCTCGCTCGGTCAGTCAGATCAACCATTGCCAATGCATCTTCTGCTCTCATCGGATTTTTGGAAACTTCTGTTACCAAGGCGACATTTTCCAACGCACTTAAACTTGGGATCAGATTATAGAATTGGAACACAAACCCAACATGATCGCGCCGATAGCGCGTCAACTGTCTCTCATTGCATTTACCAAGATCAAGGTCTTTAAATGTGACACCACCCTGACTAGGTTGATCTAACCCACCAAGAATATTCAAGAACGTCGATTTTCCACTGCCAGAGGGTCCAAGCAATACCGACATTTCCCCTCGATAAAGGGTCATATCCACACCATCAAGAGCGCGCACTTCCACCTCACCACTTTCGTATATTTTAGTGAGGTTTTGCGTTGTAAATATTTGCGTTCTTGAGTCATCCATTCAACACTAATAGCTCATCTCAAACTGCAAATTGTTGATCTAGCTCAATTCCGTCAGAATTGACCAAAATCAATAGACGACGCTTTCCGGATGTAAACTTCCTCCATTATTTTTTGAACTGGAGATTGTTATGGTGGAAGAAAACCAAACACTTGATGATGAAAATCACCTGATAAAGCGCACAATATGGATTCGAGGATTACTCGTTATTGTTTTTTTATTACTGTTCGGATTTGCAG
Protein-coding regions in this window:
- a CDS encoding response regulator; the protein is MDQGKTILVVDDDSKIRNLLRRCLEADGHTVVEASNALEVDAQISAQNIHLITLDLQLGKDNGLTIASALRDKSDVPIVMVTGKGDLIDKVVGLEVGADDYIAKPFHIREVQARIRSVLRRSELRQSADHSDLRTQCDLEHKYMFSGWVADPARQELLTPNKNVCDLTTTDFKLLMIFLDSPKRILSRDHIMDSLNGNEWTPYDRTVDNQVARLRKKIEIDANKPSIIKTVRGVGYMFTSDVEKSPR
- a CDS encoding PAS domain S-box protein, with amino-acid sequence MPDRTHKVAKLDVLLEAAVDAIITINADGIVQSNNKASNNLFGYSGTELVGQNIKCLMSEHWASEHQDYIDAHFQTGENRIIGIGRDVQGKRKDGSVFPMHLSVSKYEVDGEVFFTGIIHDLTRRKQSEEALARSQKMEAIGQLTGGIAHDFNNLLTVIIGNLELVEMQMKDKSQLKLINEAQVAAESGADLIMRLLTFARKSVLQPQQTDLNGHITSMLSILSRTIGSDLELKTKLAEDLWSVKVDPGQFESAVINLAVNARDAMKSSGELFIETSNAIIDDKYLAKEAGIAEGQYVRISVSDTGEGMDAKTIEHVFEPFFTTKVPGKGTGLGLSMVHGFAKQSGGHVTVYSELGLGSTVNIYLPRGEQGYFKEIAKRQEKIQNGNGQLILVVEDDLRVQRLTVERLEALNYRTVTADNGKQAIELLEQRGDIRLVFTDLVMPGGVSGYELAGYVGEKFPDLAILMTSGYAEDLVHADELTIRSINLLRKPYKLNDLAHMLRELLV
- a CDS encoding site-2 protease family protein, coding for MFKNAFELTEISGFKIRLDPSWILIAALIVWSLADNYFPETLPGYTRYDYLALSVVSMLGFFASLVLHELSHSIVARRYGLKIEGITLFIFGGVAQLDEEPRTPVSEFWIAIAGPIASFVLAGGFYALAGALTEFGSSLPLVAALNYLALINFVLACFNLVPAFPLDGGRILRAMLWYFKKDLLWATSIASMFGTGFGWFLIILGVLSLFSQNTMGGFWQILIGFFVINASRGSYQQLVISNTLKGQNVNSIMSRKVYSAQIDQSVQSVIDNIIIAKNVTFVPVLEGNHLMGFVSLDMLQSIDEENRQITKIMDVFEKTSLENTITPLVSMEQLFKKMVEGGRRKMLVEEDGKLLGVVSLADMMTFLAIRNDLHAGVLTSKS
- a CDS encoding HlyD family efflux transporter periplasmic adaptor subunit; this translates as MRKFMKYSLLIIIGSTILFAIYELYREKPVLVDLVSVVSGPMQVDLLEEGRTRVRNIYTVSAPIAGHLSRVQLDEGQYVEKDDTIIASIHPLDPPFLDDRTINEIQSKADASRAAVVLANANLQLAKTTLNQAQSDATRAESLANKNVLSISELERKVNALELAKAEVISAEAAISMREAELKSLLVRLKQPEENLSSDSDEQCCINVVAPVSGVVLNVANHSERVINAGETIAEIGDPKNLEVIVDLLSSDAAKIHKLTDVVMTDWGGDIPLAGQVRRIDPAAFTKTSSLGIEEQRVNVVIDLHNIPENLGHGYQLLVSLKIWQKDDVVQVPISSLFRQGGTWVVFVDDSGTVKLQDVEIGHLNQEFAEVLTGLAVGDKVVLFPSDKLVEGSQITMR
- a CDS encoding ABC transporter permease yields the protein MFSVLDVKLFRDLRKLWVQALAISLVLACGVSTIIIAVGAYRSLAETQSAFYERYRFGSIFSTVTRAPKRVVRQLSEISGVTNIETRIVKPVQLQVIGMKEPASGIVVSLPDHRLPLVNRLHVRNGRLPAPSGSNEVAVVETFARAHDFVIGDKLKVVLNGHARNLNIVGIVLSPEYIYNIGPGDMVPDERRFGVLFMSETLLSGIYDMEGAFNDVSFKTTRNAAQKKIIQDINGILKPYGGAAAYGRKDQISHAFLDAELDQLRGMARVIPPIFLFVAAFLVNMILNRLLALEREQIGLLKALGYSNFAISWHYAKLVIAIALVGLIIGSGFGWWAGRGLTRLYASFYSFPFLIFEGSIDLYVIAGGLSVGAALLGASRAIYSVVKLPPAVAMRPPAPTAYRAIGLKWLLRFKLLTRLNVMAVRHLLRWPVRSGLTILGVSMSVALLITSLFSYDSIDEMIDIIYFQTERQDATITFNHDQPKSAISLVKKIPGVIDGEVFRSEPVKLKNGLVEQQLIIVGTVEGANLSRILDQEQKPLSPLQNGLILSERVLAKLNLKVGDSVQVNLTRRDNRIVSIPIVAKAQSYVGLTAYTHINTLNRIIRDGQKISGVHVQLDSHKLDEVYRLIKATPAIAGVALQDISRQKFQDTVEQNITTMTAVYVGLAVIITFGVIYNSARIQLSERARELASLRVFGFTKGEVSGVLLTEIALIVLLALPLGWVLGWGFAWSVVKGFETDLFRIPLVIKPATFANASLVVLLASVFSTLIVRRRIDNLDLIRVLKTRE
- a CDS encoding ABC transporter ATP-binding protein; protein product: MDDSRTQIFTTQNLTKIYESGEVEVRALDGVDMTLYRGEMSVLLGPSGSGKSTFLNILGGLDQPSQGGVTFKDLDLGKCNERQLTRYRRDHVGFVFQFYNLIPSLSALENVALVTEVSKNPMRAEDALAMVDLTDRASHFPAQLSGGEQQRVAIARAIAKRPEVLLCDEPTGALDSKTGIVVLNALQRVNEELGTTTVIITHNAGIQKIAHRVLFFKDGKIEREDVNENRIRPEEVIW